Proteins from a genomic interval of Lolium perenne isolate Kyuss_39 chromosome 1, Kyuss_2.0, whole genome shotgun sequence:
- the LOC127327568 gene encoding fasciclin-like arabinogalactan protein 6 has product MASASRILLVAFLLATVSAMAAAQKAVAPAKAKPAPAAPAADAPGAATADGKPPTDPIAILKKAGGFTKFCDLLEQTRVDTQLKAQLTDSYNGLTIFAPTDDAFDSLKAGTLNGLSSQDQIQMMLYCVLPRFYSLSMLGNIKDKVNTQASGHTGPYKYAIKPSGNNVNVSTGVKGNNMLLNSVVSKDFPLSIYSVDKVPLPYELFGPQPPTPAPAPAPAPTKSKPKKKKKSAGIAEAPEAEDADSTADDTKNAASSLTGRWVAALGVLAAAVLGGAF; this is encoded by the coding sequence ATGGCGTCGGCGTCGCGGATCCTGCTCGTGGCCTTCCTCCTGGCAACAGTGTCGGCAATGGCCGCGGCGCAGAAGGCGGTCGCTCCTGCCAAGGCGAAGCCGGCGCCTGCCGCACCGGCTGCCGACGCTCCCGGCGCGGCAACCGCCGACGGGAAGCCGCCGACAGACCCTATCGCGATCCTGAAGAAGGCCGGCGGGTTCACCAAGTTCTGCGACCTCCTGGAGCAGACCCGCGTGGACACGCAGCTCAAGGCCCAGCTGACGGACAGCTACAACGGTCTCACCATCTTCGCGCCCACCGACGACGCCTTCGACTCGCTCAAGGCCGGCACCCTCAACGGGCTCTCCAGCCAGGACCAGATCCAGATGATGCTCTACTGCGTGCTGCCCCGGTTCTACTCCCTCTCCATGCTCGGCAACATCAAGGACAAGGTGAACACCCAGGCCTCCGGCCACACCGGCCCCTACAAGTACGCCATCAAGCCCTCCGGCAACAACGTCAACGTCTCCACCGGCGTCAAGGGCAACAACATGCTGCTCAACAGCGTGGTCAGCAAGGACTTCCCGCTCTCCATCTACTCCGTCGACAAGGTGCCGCTGCCCTACGAGCTCTTCGGGCCCCAGCCGCCCACCCCGGCGCCGGCGCCCGCCCCCGCGCCAACCAAGTCCAagcccaagaagaagaagaagtccgCCGGGATCGCCGAGGCGCCCGAAGCCGAGGATGCCGACTCCACCGCCGACGACACCAAGAACGCCGCCTCCTCACTCACCGGCAGGTGGGTCGCCGCGCTCGGCGTCCTCGCCGCCGCGGTTCTCGGCGGCGCCTTCTGA